The DNA sequence TTTACCTATGGAAGATTGCTTTGTCTCAAAGGTGCTATGCAGGTTAGTTGCAGATATTGGAAGGCGCTCAAATCAAGAATTTGTCATTGAGTCAGCAAAATTATCAGCAAAGAAGCTTGAAGAAGATTGTAGAGATGATTTAGACTTCTGTTTAAACATTCTAGTTCTTGGGAAAAGTGGGGTGGGAAAAAGTGCAACCATAAATTCTATTTTTGATGATGTGAAGGTTGTGACAAATGCATTTCAACCTGCTACGACCTCTGTAGAAGAGGTTTCTGGAACCATAGATGGAATCAAGATCAGAATGCTTGACACACCTGGTCTGAGGTCCTCTATGAAGGAGCAAGCTTTCAACAGAAAAATATTGTCATCTATCAAGAAGCATATGAAAAAGTTTCCTCCAGATGCCATTCTCTATATTGATCGGGTAGATGCTCAGTCCCGAGATCTGAACGACTTACCAATGTTAAAGTCAATCACAAGTTCTCTTGGTCCGTCAATATGGCAACATACTATTCTTACCCTGACTCATGCTGCTGCTTCTCCGCTTGATGGACCATCAGGATCCCCTTTGCGCTATGAGTTATCTGTGGTGCAAAAATCCTATCTTGTTCAGCAATCAATTGCACAGTCAGTAGGTGATCTGTGTCAACTGAGTCCAGGTTTCATTTGTCCGGTGTCTCTTGTTGAGAACCATCCATTAGGTGGAGAATATGTTCTTCCGAATGGACTAAGATGGAGAAGCCAATTATTAACTTTGTGTGCCTCTCTAAAAATTCTATCTCAAGTGTGTCCTGTGACACTGCCTCCAACTCCTTTTGATCGTTGGAAGCAATTTTTCTTCCAGGATGACACCCCGCAGCTCAGCCATGTCTTTTCTTCTCTATTGCAGTCTCATGCTCACCTAAAATTCAAATCCAGTTGGAATTGAGTAGCTTCTGCTTTTCAAGCGGTTTAGAATGCGAGCTAGTCTCAGCAGGTTCATTAAAAAGCAATGTTTTGCAATATCATGAACATTTGTTGAACTCCTTAGTAGAAGTAGTGTTGAAAGTGAAAGCATTCAGATACATCCAGAAGAAAAGCAATTGTAGTGGCAGGTGTTGTTGAACACGGGCGAAGATTATATGATTGGCATCTTAGTTTGGGAGAGATGATAATATATCAATCCTTGTCTAAGCTGTTTATAATGCCAATGTTTCGATGTAGTCATGGCTGGAACCATGATCTTAAGTGTATTCTTTGCATGAATAGTTATGGTAGCTTTGTAGCTTTTGGAAGCATAGATAATGAAGGTTAAATTTCCACTTAGATTGCATGATACCATAGCAGTGATATCCTCTGCATCGTATTTAATACAGTTATGGTAAATTTGAGATCAATTAGCTAAGTTAAGTTTTGCAAGGTAGCATTTCTGTCTCACTACAGATTCATTAAATTTGTGCAATGAGTACAGGATTTGTAGCATAAGCAGCCAAGATAGAGAACAATTTGTAGCATAATCATACTTAACTTTCCTGTGTCTGCTGCAACGCTGACAAAAGGAGTTCAGCTGTTAGTAATAATATATTATGTCATAAGATAACATCATTTTTATAATCTGAAAGAGTATAAAATTGGATTACTCACGAGAACAAACTTTAGTATATAATTTTTCCATCAGAAGCTTTATTGTCACTCCACTTTCACCCACCATTAGGCTGCGTTTGCTTCCGACAATAGGACAAGAACAAGACACAAAAAATAGAGACACAAAAATTAGTGTTATTGTATTTTGTTTGAtgataaactaaaacaaattatgaaaatttaatttattcttattttttttcattcaaaaaattggagaaaaaaaatataataataaaaaaatataattataaaaaattaacaaaaataatgaaagaaaaaaaaaagtaagttgTGTCTCTTATTAATGTCTCTGTATCCAGTGTCCTGCGTGCCTTTAAACAATCGCAACTATGTCGGGTGGAACACAGTGAACAAAAAGGCATACTATCAAGAGGCCCTTTTCTTGGTTAGCACTCTATCCAATAATCAAAATAGTTCCTCCCATTACATCCCTTTTTTGCAGATTTCAATTGTTTTGCCAGTTGCCACGGTGATGAATAGGagacaaaaagagaaaaagaagtgaCTCTTTTCATTTGGCTACCAAGTAAACCAAAAGAGAGTAAAAACAGTTTCTGATACAATCCCTCCCTCCCAAGCTTTTCTCTGAACCCATATCAATCTATGTACAATTATATTTATCTGTCTGTAAATATCAGTACCAGTAGAGAACTATCTACGACAAAAAGTATCAGCCATCACTGCACATACAATTCCACCAGAATCCCTACAAATCATTGCCTAATTCATCCATACTTTCCATAACATGAAATGCTGTATCTATCTAAAGAACCATATTTATATTGAAATCTGACTGACAAATAGACTGGACAATGCAGAATTGCAGATTCCTCCTATCATAATATGCAAATCATGAAGCACTTGGCGTCCTCATAAAGCAAACAAATTTTCTTCAGACCCGCTTCTGTTGAAGTGGTAAGAGATAACCAAAAGCAAACGGGTGATTACAGCATTAATCTGAATTGTGTGAATCAAGACACAAGCACAAATGAGACAAGGGTGCTTTGTTATTCTCCAAACTCAGTATAACTCAACAAGTACCATGACAATATTGTTAAACTAAACTGAATCAAATGAAGGAATGGGCACAACTAAGATGAAGGAATTTTGTTCttctcaaaattcaatataaCTCAAGATACTAAAGCAATGATATCTGTAAAAGCAAAAAGAAAGATTACAACTTTTGTTGCTAAATAAAGAGATGATGAATGATAACAATTACAGGATCCACACATATTCTAAATAAATAGATAACTGCAGAAGTGAGCAGAGACTATGGAGGCCCAAATGAGTGGCAAGTTGTGGGGATACAAGATGAAATTTTGTTAAAGgtggtatatatataatcaagatGAAGTTGGCAACTTGATAGCCTTGAAAGCTGGATGAAGCAATCCAAGCTCATCTTTGACATCAAGAGGGTTGCTGGTCTCATTCCTGACCCTCTTGACCCTGCGGCTAGCTAGTGACTTGTGTGTGAAGCCATACATCTGCAAGATCTGGTTGTCACCGAAATTGTAAGCACGGTCCATTTGCTTCAAGCACCTTTCAACAGGGTAGTCACCAAACTTGCCACAAGGCTTGCACCCCACAAAGTGAGTCACTAGTGGCCACCTATGGTCACCAAGTCCAGGGTGATAGTTCTCAATCATCTCCTCATACCTATCAACCAAAATCCCCCAATATCCATGGAGATAATAATGATTCTCAAGGTACACCTTATCACCCCATTGCTCCTTCCCAGTGGCCAACAAGTACACCATTGCAGATTGATCATCCGCTTCGAAAACCGGCCTGTTCTTCAGCTCCCTGGTGAGGATCTTGCCAGCTTCGTCCCTGATTTTCCCCTTAGGCCCCATTGGAGCCCAAGCATCAAGAATATCAAGAGACCACTGACAATTCCTGAGAAGGAAGCTACCAGTGTTCAAACCAATCCAGTTCTTCTCATCATACACCATCTCGTTCCAACCGTGCATCACAAAGTTGGaatctttgtacctctcccaaggcACCTCAAAGGCCATATCAGTGAACATGGCATCACTGTCCATCCACCATAGAAACTCAACTTCAGGGTGTGACAACAGAAGCTTCCGAATCAAAGGCAACTTAGCCCAAAACCCAGCCATTTCGGCATCAAGAAGAGCCATGTTATAGAAAATCTCGATCCCATGGAGCCTGCAATAATCGATCTTGTTCTTAATGGACTTCAAAAGGTAATGGTCCCCAACCGGGTTTTCACACGGTTTGGGGGAAGACCCGGTTACCAGAAGAACCCGGGGCTTATTGGGACCAATGAAGTTCGGGTAATCGGGGTTGTTTTTGAGCCACTGGCCACGTTGCTCGTCCCAATCGGAGATCTTGGGACCGAGAGTGTAAGGGGCGTTTGGATCGCGCTTATTAATAAAAGAGTAAGCCAGATGTTAAATGATTGAAATGGATCATAATTGTAGATATTTATAAAGAAATTAGTAAACACTATATTATTTTGATGTTAAATTAAGCATTATTAATAAATATGATCAGATCGATTATGGATAGGTCATATCTGAGAAGGGGTTGTCTTTGTGTTGGTCCAAAGTTAAATTTTTATGATTTAGGCTCTTTATTAAGCTAGATACTAGTTGaataatttcacaataaatttaaTCACGTTATAGTGATAAAAAATGCTATTTATACATAATATTAgacactaaaattaatcattaatatatttatatataaatatatatgatttaatttatttttaatatatatttatattttaatatatattttatattaataacttatTTTAATAACTTACTTTAGTATAAACATATCGGTATATTGATTTGGTGttgtaaagaaataaaaataaaacaattgagGTAGTGTGTATACTGTCAAGAAATATCGTTTAAGAAAGGTGGCAAAGTAGTCCAAACTCAAAATTGTATATCCCAATGAAGAGACAATCACCAAAAGGGTGGACCAATATTATTATATGAAGCCACATGCTATTGCTTAGAGGCCGTTTATCTATGACGGATAGGGATGGTCATGTGATTTGTTGCTATATTTATAAGAAGCTTATTATGCTCAAGATTAAACTTGTCAATTCCAAGACTCTCAAAAAAATGCATAACCTGAAAAATGTCTCTATCATGATAATGGAAGACACAAGGCATGATCCTACAACTTGTGACAGAGCTGATCAAATGGATCCTATAATCATTCATTAGTGTAACATCTAAAATTTGATCCAATTTAAGCCCAAAATCATATCAGAGTAGCAAAGTAACGAAGCAGGCCAACCTGACCATGTGAGGAGCACGTGGCCTACAATCTTTTCAGAAAAATATGAAATGCATGCTATATGATTAaagattaaaaatagaataaaatttctTTCCGTCTTTATAATTATTTATCCGATGGATATTTTGTCttctaacaattataaaaatataaatcgaTCTCTatctatttttgtatttattcaaTTCAGTTCTTGTAATCGATTAACAGCATATTACAGAATGATGTATTAAGTAATGTGTCTAAGTGGTTTTATCTCTTTTATAATAGGGACAAATCACCTCCTAAATTTTTTAATCGCCCAGTGTGATTTCTCTTCTGCTTCTCCCGCTCCTTCTCCGTCGCTACCTCTTCCCTCTTCCTCCAAAAAtgattttgatgatgattttggaGAGGAGGTGAGGTGGGTTGGGGGCCAGGATTTTGGAGCTGAGGGAGTCAGTGGCAAGGAGGGAAGGAGAGAGAATTtcggagagagagggagagagaagagaCGGTGATGGAGAGAGAGCGGAAAAAGCGGAGGAAGGATCACACTGACAGTTGAGAGGTTCAGGGGATGATTTGCCCCTATTATGAAGGAGACAAAGCTACGTAGATATGTTACCACCTGCTAACAATCGATTACAGAGATTGaattgaataaatataaaagtaaataggaccgatttgtaattttataattattaaggaGCACAATATCCATCGAATAAATGGTTAGGGATTGAAAATAACTTTTACTCTTAAAACTATTATCATATTAAGTTGGCCACATGAAATCACTAAATTTACCCCTTCATGTTTATTTAtacatcaaattaatttttttgtttgactcAAGTTAGGGATacacttaaaataatattttgtcaGAGAcatctattttgttttatttcttcaaatggaattatttatttatatttttgcatttatactaaaaaattaaataaaatgtgtGTTCattaaaaaaagtgaaaaagaaaatttcCTCCTACCAATTTTGGGTATATATTTATATGAAAAatgtttgataataaaaaaattaatcaaaaacaactagaatttattttatttaacattcattaattattattatttagttattaattattattatttagttattgtaataattaataaatactaaatataataaattttgactttttttttagcTCTCAAGCATTACCAATTTAACATTAACCCGGAAAATTTTGTGTACTATCTTCGATAATCAATACTGGTACCATCATTAAATTATAGTTAATATAGTTAGTTGATATTAATTTGGAGTAGTTAATAATCATTACTAACATATATACCTTAACTAGCAGTAGAAAACATACATTTTACCCTATCTTATAGTGAGATAATAGTACTGTAATAATAAGTTGACTTTCGTAATCATTAATTACTATTTAAAAGCTCTTCCTTTATTCGAGTAATATATCAATAAATTGCTGAATACTAGTCTAacctctaaagtaaaatttaatcTTCAATGACTCTTTGTCTTCTTTTTAACGCACTGGTTCAATTCATTGACAAGAGTGTCTTTGTGTTGCATTAAAATGGACGACGAATTACACATAGTAAAAATGAAATATCATtctatttctaataaattaatatgCTTAACATACACGTCATAAAAAAAAGGCTAGGTTTTTAAGCTCTAATTTAATAAATTAGGAGATTAAAGAGTTCAACTTTTCTTATAAAAGTGTTAGGtatattgttaaaaatttttgttaacattgCTCTAGAACTAGCTAGAGTCTAGAATGCTAGATCTCTCATGAGATGTAATCACTTAAATTGTGGGTGCATCAAGTGTGATGTGTGGCATCTGAATATATCATATATATGTAGAAATAGATcctttcaattattaaaaaacaatTGAAAAGGTAAAGTGTGATCTATAATCTTTTAATGTgctcttttttatgttttcttttaattcCACTTATAAAAATGAATAGTAgaaaatcacactttactctctcaattgttaaaaaaaattgagaagatctaTTTCCTATATATGTACTATTTAACAGCTTGGCAGGGTGTTGAGTATAATATTTGGTGTAAATGAATGTGAGCAAAATCAAATTCAGATGTGCACAGATAAATTCCTCTAGGGAGATAGTGTATTTATATGAATGTGTAGAAATTAGAGTAGAAGAGGTTAAGCTAGGTAGCTACTCTATTCAAGTTTGTGGTCCGGGACAAAATTATAGTTGGACAGAAGATAATGGGACAAAGGGTTTGTGAGGTGTATTTAGTTGTCACACACGAAAGTAAAGATGCTAGATGGCATCATATTAATCATAGTAGCGCGTTCGTTGATTTTGATTGATGCGGATAATAATGCATGTGAGGCTGGCTTTAATCTAACATAAGAATATCATTTCCTCCTTTAAATTAAAGCAACGCAAAAGAAAGCAATGATTCCAAAGTCTATTTTCCAACCAAAGTGCCTACTCTGATCCCATTTATGCTTGATAAAGATCTCAACgttataaatttaatttgtacCCAACTCACGTTTTTGTTAATGGCTTAACGCTGCCATTTTTATTGCAATATCGTTTGATGCACTATGACCTTATATGTCCATCTATTTTTTAGGGGAACATCTGAATAAATTTGCAATAACCTAAAAAGGTGATCAAGAATTGACATGAGACTAAGAGGGAGAAATTTACGGaatatgattatgaatgaatgaagGAGGGGCATATTGGTAATTCAAGAATTTGAATTGAAAGTGTTAGGAAAAAGCgaaaaagagaagggaacaaggaGGGACAAGGCACCAAACAGATACTGCCACACCACCCAGCTTCTCTTTGAAGCCACACATCCCAAAAGGCAAAATCCCAAAGGAGGCCCATTCTCAGTTCCTATTCCTTTGCCTTTGCATCGAAAACCAAAAGCCACAGCCCCAATTTCATCACTTCACATTACCTTCCAAAACCAAACATGGCTTTGCTCAGAAAACAATGACATTCCCTCCCTCCCCCACTCACCACTCCCTCATTTCATTCTCAACTTggcaaaacagaaaataaaggcGGATCCAGCCAATAAATATTaccaacaaaaatataattaattacaatACGCATAGATGCAAACAGTAATTATTATctttttgattttaatattttattcagctctacgctctctctctctctctctctcgctacTCGTATACATATAGAACCATAATAGTAACAATTAATAATAACAGTAATAAAATAATCCTCatcaattacaaaaatatatttaaaaaaaaagaaaaagaaaaagaaagaggaagtgtGAATAATACTGAACAGGACACCACTCTCTCAACGCCTGCAACGTGTGATGGCACTGCATCCGCGGCGGTAAGGGTTCGCCTGAGCGCCAGGTCTACAATTGTAATAGGAAGCGCCACGTCGCGAGCAAGGGATAGTGTTCCTCCTAAGCGCACCGTAGCTTATGTACCTTCTCCCTGCTAAGATGCGCCGGTTGCTCTCCGAGTCCATCAGGAACTCCGTCTCGTCCTCGTCTCCGGCGAGAAGGCTGCACTCCGCGATGGATCCGCGGCACTCGGACTTCATCGGCAGGAAGAAGGCG is a window from the Arachis hypogaea cultivar Tifrunner chromosome 1, arahy.Tifrunner.gnm2.J5K5, whole genome shotgun sequence genome containing:
- the LOC112703972 gene encoding xyloglucan 6-xylosyltransferase 2 — translated: MALLDAEMAGFWAKLPLIRKLLLSHPEVEFLWWMDSDAMFTDMAFEVPWERYKDSNFVMHGWNEMVYDEKNWIGLNTGSFLLRNCQWSLDILDAWAPMGPKGKIRDEAGKILTRELKNRPVFEADDQSAMVYLLATGKEQWGDKVYLENHYYLHGYWGILVDRYEEMIENYHPGLGDHRWPLVTHFVGCKPCGKFGDYPVERCLKQMDRAYNFGDNQILQMYGFTHKSLASRRVKRVRNETSNPLDVKDELGLLHPAFKAIKLPTSS